The following are encoded together in the Coffea arabica cultivar ET-39 chromosome 1c, Coffea Arabica ET-39 HiFi, whole genome shotgun sequence genome:
- the LOC113727952 gene encoding E3 SUMO-protein ligase SIZ1 isoform X4, with protein MSKQGKKQDLVDRILNVLSDDQVSGMWAKKNAVGKDDVAKLVDDTYRKMQVSGATDLASKSQGGSECSNVKLKEEIEDSYQTEKIRCPCGSSLPNETMIKCEDPKCGVWQHIGCVIISEKPNEGALPVPPETFYCELCRLTRADPFWVTMAHPLYPVKLLITSVPADGSNPVQSIEKTFQLTRADKDLLSKQEYDVQAWCMLLNDKVPFRMQWPQYADLQVNGVPVRAINRPGSQLLGANGRDDGPVITPCTRDGINRISLTGCDARVFCLGVRIVKRRTVQHILNLIPKESEGELFEDALARVKRCVGGGTETENADSDSDLEVVADFIPVNLRCPMSGSRMKVAGRFKPCVHMGCFDLEVFVEMNMRSRKWQCPICLKNYCLENIIIDPYFNRITSKLRSYGEEVNEIEVKPDGSWRAKVEGDRRGLGDLGLWHAPDGSLSADVESKPKPVMLKQIKQEGGSDGHAGLKLGMKKNRNGIWEISKPEDLQTFSSGNNLNEDFCHRQNIIPMSSSATSTSKDGEDPSVNQDGGGNLDYSTNNGIELESISLNIEPTYGYSDRNPIAPLGDTEVIVLSDSEEENQPLISSGHIYKNHHTDGGEVSYSVAAQGILDSYPEDPTLNVGAGSCPSFLNGHDDDLMWSLLPSGGQAGPGFQLFGSDGDVSDALVDMQQGSINCTSSINGYTLGAETAMGSAALVPESSIEPVHGNINDGLVDNPLVFGGNDPSLQIFLPTRPTDASVQAELRDQPDVSNGIHTEDWISLRLGDGGGGSTGESAAANGLNSGPPLQSKEGALDSLAEASLLLGMSDGRSSKASRERSDSPFTFPRQRRSVRPRLLLSIDSDSE; from the exons ATGTCAAAACAAGGAAAGAAGCAG GACCTTGTTGATCGGATATTGAACGTGCTCTCTGATGATCAAG TTTCAGGAATGTGGGCAAAGAAAAATGCTGTAGGGAAGGATGACGTAGCAAAACTAGTCGATGATACTTACAG GAAAATGCAGGTTTCTGGAGCAACTGATTTGGCATCCAAATCACAAGGTGGTTCCGAATGCAGTAATGTAAAGCTGAAGGAGGAAATTGAGGACTCTTATCAAACGGAGAAGATTCGCTGCCCTTGTGGGAGCTCATTGCCAAATGAGACCATGATTAAG TGTGAAGATCCAAAATGCGGTGTGTGGCAACACATAGGTTGTGTTATCATTTCTGAGAAGCCTAATGAGGGTGCTTTACCTGTCCCTCCAGAGACTTTCTACTGTGAATTGTGTAGATTGACTCGTGCAGACCC CTTCTGGGTGACAATGGCACATCCTCTATATCCAGTGAAGTTACTGATTACAAGTGTTCCTGCTGATGG CTCTAACCCTGTACAGAGCATTGAGAAAACATTTCAGCTCACTAGAGCGGACAAGGACTTGTTGTCAAAACAAGAGTATGATGTTCAG GCATGGTGCATGCTTCTTAATGACAAGGTTCCTTTTAGGATGCAGTGGCCACAGTATGCTGACCtacaagtcaatg GTGTACCAGTTCGGGCGATAAATAGGCCAGGATCACAGTTGCTAGGTGCAAATGGTCGAGATGATGGGCCTGTT ATCACCCCGTGCACCAGAGATGGAATTAATAGGATTTCCTTAACAGGATGCGATGCTCGTGTCTTCTGTCTGGGTGTCAGAATTGTTAAGCGTCGTACTGTTCAACAT ATTCTCAACTTGATTCCCAAGGAATCTGAAGGGGAGCTATTTGAAGATGCACTTGCTCGTGTGAAACGTTGTGTTGGTGGTGGGACAGAAACAGAAAATGCTGACAGTGACAGCGATTTGgaagttgttgctgattttatTCCTGTCAATCTTCGTTGTCCT ATGAGTGGTTCACGAATGAAGGTTGCTGGAAGATTTAAACCGTGTGTTCACATGGGCTGTTTTGATCTTGAGGTTTTTGTGGAAATGAACATGCGGTCTAGGAAG TGGCAATGCCCCATTTGTCTCAAGAACTATTGCCTGGAGAATATCATCATAGACCCATATTTCAATCGCATCACATCTAAG TTGCGGAGTTATGGAGAAGAAGTGAATGAGATTGAAGTGAAGCCCGATGGTTCTTGGCGTGCAAAGGTAGAAGGTGACCGTAGGGGTCTTGGGGATCTTGGGCTGTGGCATGCTCCTGATGGTTCTCTTTCCGCGGATGTAGAATCTAAGCCAAAACCTGTGATGCTGAAGCAGATTAAACAGGAAGGTGGTTCCGATGGCCATGCTGGTTTGAAGCTTGGAATGAAGAAAAACAGAAATGGTATTTGGGAAATTAGCAAACCGGAAGATTTGCAGACATTTTCATCCGGAAATAATTTGAATGAAGATTTTTGTCATAGACAGAATATTATTCCCATGAGCAGTAGCGCCACTAGCACTAGCAAAGATGGTGAAGATCCTAGTGTTAACCAGGATGGTGGCGGGAACCTTGACTATTCAACTAACAATGGAATTGAACTTGAATCAATCTCTCTGAACATTGAACCAACTTATGGATATAGCGATCGAAATCCAATTGCACCATTGGGGGACACTGAGGTCATTGTCCTAAGTGATTCAGAGGAAGAAAATCAACCACTAATTTCATCTGGACATATCTATAAGAACCACCATACTGATGGTGGTGAAGTTTCATATTCAGTTGCTGCACAAGGAATTCTTGATTCCTATCCTGAAGATCCTACGCTTAACGTAGGTGCAGGTTCATGCCCCAGTTTTCTGAATGGCCATGATGATGATTTGATGTGGTCTTTGTTGCCTTCTGGTGGTCAGGCGGGCCCTGGCTTTCAGTTATTTGGTTCGGATGGAGATGTCTCTGATGCTTTAGTTGATATGCAGCAGGGTTCCATTAACTGTACCTCATCAATTAATGGCTACACGCTGGGTGCAGAGACTGCCATGGGATCTGCTGCTCTTGTTCCTGAGTCCTCCATTGAACCTGTTCATGGTAATATCAATGATGGTTTGGTGGATAATCCCTTGGTATTTGGTGGTAATGACCCTTCACTTCAAATATTTCTTCCTACGAGGCCAACAGATGCATCAGTGCAGGCTGAATTGAGAGATCAACCAGATGTGTCAAATGGTATTCATACTGAGGATTGGATTTCTCTCAGGCTTGGGGATGGTGGTGGAGGGAGCACTGGCGAATCTGCTGCTGCAAATGGGTTAAATTCTGGGCCGCCACTACAGTCGAAGGAAGGTGCTTTGGACTCACTGGCTGAAG CTTCTTTGCTTCTTGGCATGTCTGATGGCAGATCTTCAAAGGCGAGTAGGGAAAGATCAGATAGCCCTTTTACATTTCCTCGACAGCGGCGTTCTGTGAGGCCGAGGTTATTACTATCTATTGATTCAGACTCTGAATAA
- the LOC113727952 gene encoding E3 SUMO-protein ligase SIZ1 isoform X1, with protein sequence MDLVANCKDKLAYFRIKELKDVLTQLGMSKQGKKQDLVDRILNVLSDDQVSGMWAKKNAVGKDDVAKLVDDTYRKMQVSGATDLASKSQGGSECSNVKLKEEIEDSYQTEKIRCPCGSSLPNETMIKCEDPKCGVWQHIGCVIISEKPNEGALPVPPETFYCELCRLTRADPFWVTMAHPLYPVKLLITSVPADGSNPVQSIEKTFQLTRADKDLLSKQEYDVQAWCMLLNDKVPFRMQWPQYADLQVNGVPVRAINRPGSQLLGANGRDDGPVITPCTRDGINRISLTGCDARVFCLGVRIVKRRTVQHILNLIPKESEGELFEDALARVKRCVGGGTETENADSDSDLEVVADFIPVNLRCPMSGSRMKVAGRFKPCVHMGCFDLEVFVEMNMRSRKWQCPICLKNYCLENIIIDPYFNRITSKLRSYGEEVNEIEVKPDGSWRAKVEGDRRGLGDLGLWHAPDGSLSADVESKPKPVMLKQIKQEGGSDGHAGLKLGMKKNRNGIWEISKPEDLQTFSSGNNLNEDFCHRQNIIPMSSSATSTSKDGEDPSVNQDGGGNLDYSTNNGIELESISLNIEPTYGYSDRNPIAPLGDTEVIVLSDSEEENQPLISSGHIYKNHHTDGGEVSYSVAAQGILDSYPEDPTLNVGAGSCPSFLNGHDDDLMWSLLPSGGQAGPGFQLFGSDGDVSDALVDMQQGSINCTSSINGYTLGAETAMGSAALVPESSIEPVHGNINDGLVDNPLVFGGNDPSLQIFLPTRPTDASVQAELRDQPDVSNGIHTEDWISLRLGDGGGGSTGESAAANGLNSGPPLQSKEGALDSLAEASLLLGMSDGRSSKASRERSDSPFTFPRQRRSVRPRGCNFSCQKVI encoded by the exons ATGGATTTGGTAGCGAATTGCAAG GACAAGTTGGCTTATTTCCGAATAAAAGAGCTTAAGGATGTTCTTACGCAATTAGGAATGTCAAAACAAGGAAAGAAGCAG GACCTTGTTGATCGGATATTGAACGTGCTCTCTGATGATCAAG TTTCAGGAATGTGGGCAAAGAAAAATGCTGTAGGGAAGGATGACGTAGCAAAACTAGTCGATGATACTTACAG GAAAATGCAGGTTTCTGGAGCAACTGATTTGGCATCCAAATCACAAGGTGGTTCCGAATGCAGTAATGTAAAGCTGAAGGAGGAAATTGAGGACTCTTATCAAACGGAGAAGATTCGCTGCCCTTGTGGGAGCTCATTGCCAAATGAGACCATGATTAAG TGTGAAGATCCAAAATGCGGTGTGTGGCAACACATAGGTTGTGTTATCATTTCTGAGAAGCCTAATGAGGGTGCTTTACCTGTCCCTCCAGAGACTTTCTACTGTGAATTGTGTAGATTGACTCGTGCAGACCC CTTCTGGGTGACAATGGCACATCCTCTATATCCAGTGAAGTTACTGATTACAAGTGTTCCTGCTGATGG CTCTAACCCTGTACAGAGCATTGAGAAAACATTTCAGCTCACTAGAGCGGACAAGGACTTGTTGTCAAAACAAGAGTATGATGTTCAG GCATGGTGCATGCTTCTTAATGACAAGGTTCCTTTTAGGATGCAGTGGCCACAGTATGCTGACCtacaagtcaatg GTGTACCAGTTCGGGCGATAAATAGGCCAGGATCACAGTTGCTAGGTGCAAATGGTCGAGATGATGGGCCTGTT ATCACCCCGTGCACCAGAGATGGAATTAATAGGATTTCCTTAACAGGATGCGATGCTCGTGTCTTCTGTCTGGGTGTCAGAATTGTTAAGCGTCGTACTGTTCAACAT ATTCTCAACTTGATTCCCAAGGAATCTGAAGGGGAGCTATTTGAAGATGCACTTGCTCGTGTGAAACGTTGTGTTGGTGGTGGGACAGAAACAGAAAATGCTGACAGTGACAGCGATTTGgaagttgttgctgattttatTCCTGTCAATCTTCGTTGTCCT ATGAGTGGTTCACGAATGAAGGTTGCTGGAAGATTTAAACCGTGTGTTCACATGGGCTGTTTTGATCTTGAGGTTTTTGTGGAAATGAACATGCGGTCTAGGAAG TGGCAATGCCCCATTTGTCTCAAGAACTATTGCCTGGAGAATATCATCATAGACCCATATTTCAATCGCATCACATCTAAG TTGCGGAGTTATGGAGAAGAAGTGAATGAGATTGAAGTGAAGCCCGATGGTTCTTGGCGTGCAAAGGTAGAAGGTGACCGTAGGGGTCTTGGGGATCTTGGGCTGTGGCATGCTCCTGATGGTTCTCTTTCCGCGGATGTAGAATCTAAGCCAAAACCTGTGATGCTGAAGCAGATTAAACAGGAAGGTGGTTCCGATGGCCATGCTGGTTTGAAGCTTGGAATGAAGAAAAACAGAAATGGTATTTGGGAAATTAGCAAACCGGAAGATTTGCAGACATTTTCATCCGGAAATAATTTGAATGAAGATTTTTGTCATAGACAGAATATTATTCCCATGAGCAGTAGCGCCACTAGCACTAGCAAAGATGGTGAAGATCCTAGTGTTAACCAGGATGGTGGCGGGAACCTTGACTATTCAACTAACAATGGAATTGAACTTGAATCAATCTCTCTGAACATTGAACCAACTTATGGATATAGCGATCGAAATCCAATTGCACCATTGGGGGACACTGAGGTCATTGTCCTAAGTGATTCAGAGGAAGAAAATCAACCACTAATTTCATCTGGACATATCTATAAGAACCACCATACTGATGGTGGTGAAGTTTCATATTCAGTTGCTGCACAAGGAATTCTTGATTCCTATCCTGAAGATCCTACGCTTAACGTAGGTGCAGGTTCATGCCCCAGTTTTCTGAATGGCCATGATGATGATTTGATGTGGTCTTTGTTGCCTTCTGGTGGTCAGGCGGGCCCTGGCTTTCAGTTATTTGGTTCGGATGGAGATGTCTCTGATGCTTTAGTTGATATGCAGCAGGGTTCCATTAACTGTACCTCATCAATTAATGGCTACACGCTGGGTGCAGAGACTGCCATGGGATCTGCTGCTCTTGTTCCTGAGTCCTCCATTGAACCTGTTCATGGTAATATCAATGATGGTTTGGTGGATAATCCCTTGGTATTTGGTGGTAATGACCCTTCACTTCAAATATTTCTTCCTACGAGGCCAACAGATGCATCAGTGCAGGCTGAATTGAGAGATCAACCAGATGTGTCAAATGGTATTCATACTGAGGATTGGATTTCTCTCAGGCTTGGGGATGGTGGTGGAGGGAGCACTGGCGAATCTGCTGCTGCAAATGGGTTAAATTCTGGGCCGCCACTACAGTCGAAGGAAGGTGCTTTGGACTCACTGGCTGAAG CTTCTTTGCTTCTTGGCATGTCTGATGGCAGATCTTCAAAGGCGAGTAGGGAAAGATCAGATAGCCCTTTTACATTTCCTCGACAGCGGCGTTCTGTGAGGCCGAG AGGCTGCAATTTCTCCTGTCAGAAAGTCATCTGA
- the LOC113727952 gene encoding E3 SUMO-protein ligase SIZ1 isoform X3 yields MDLVANCKDKLAYFRIKELKDVLTQLGMSKQGKKQDLVDRILNVLSDDQGMWAKKNAVGKDDVAKLVDDTYRKMQVSGATDLASKSQGGSECSNVKLKEEIEDSYQTEKIRCPCGSSLPNETMIKCEDPKCGVWQHIGCVIISEKPNEGALPVPPETFYCELCRLTRADPFWVTMAHPLYPVKLLITSVPADGSNPVQSIEKTFQLTRADKDLLSKQEYDVQAWCMLLNDKVPFRMQWPQYADLQVNGVPVRAINRPGSQLLGANGRDDGPVITPCTRDGINRISLTGCDARVFCLGVRIVKRRTVQHILNLIPKESEGELFEDALARVKRCVGGGTETENADSDSDLEVVADFIPVNLRCPMSGSRMKVAGRFKPCVHMGCFDLEVFVEMNMRSRKWQCPICLKNYCLENIIIDPYFNRITSKLRSYGEEVNEIEVKPDGSWRAKVEGDRRGLGDLGLWHAPDGSLSADVESKPKPVMLKQIKQEGGSDGHAGLKLGMKKNRNGIWEISKPEDLQTFSSGNNLNEDFCHRQNIIPMSSSATSTSKDGEDPSVNQDGGGNLDYSTNNGIELESISLNIEPTYGYSDRNPIAPLGDTEVIVLSDSEEENQPLISSGHIYKNHHTDGGEVSYSVAAQGILDSYPEDPTLNVGAGSCPSFLNGHDDDLMWSLLPSGGQAGPGFQLFGSDGDVSDALVDMQQGSINCTSSINGYTLGAETAMGSAALVPESSIEPVHGNINDGLVDNPLVFGGNDPSLQIFLPTRPTDASVQAELRDQPDVSNGIHTEDWISLRLGDGGGGSTGESAAANGLNSGPPLQSKEGALDSLAEASLLLGMSDGRSSKASRERSDSPFTFPRQRRSVRPRLLLSIDSDSE; encoded by the exons ATGGATTTGGTAGCGAATTGCAAG GACAAGTTGGCTTATTTCCGAATAAAAGAGCTTAAGGATGTTCTTACGCAATTAGGAATGTCAAAACAAGGAAAGAAGCAG GACCTTGTTGATCGGATATTGAACGTGCTCTCTGATGATCAAG GAATGTGGGCAAAGAAAAATGCTGTAGGGAAGGATGACGTAGCAAAACTAGTCGATGATACTTACAG GAAAATGCAGGTTTCTGGAGCAACTGATTTGGCATCCAAATCACAAGGTGGTTCCGAATGCAGTAATGTAAAGCTGAAGGAGGAAATTGAGGACTCTTATCAAACGGAGAAGATTCGCTGCCCTTGTGGGAGCTCATTGCCAAATGAGACCATGATTAAG TGTGAAGATCCAAAATGCGGTGTGTGGCAACACATAGGTTGTGTTATCATTTCTGAGAAGCCTAATGAGGGTGCTTTACCTGTCCCTCCAGAGACTTTCTACTGTGAATTGTGTAGATTGACTCGTGCAGACCC CTTCTGGGTGACAATGGCACATCCTCTATATCCAGTGAAGTTACTGATTACAAGTGTTCCTGCTGATGG CTCTAACCCTGTACAGAGCATTGAGAAAACATTTCAGCTCACTAGAGCGGACAAGGACTTGTTGTCAAAACAAGAGTATGATGTTCAG GCATGGTGCATGCTTCTTAATGACAAGGTTCCTTTTAGGATGCAGTGGCCACAGTATGCTGACCtacaagtcaatg GTGTACCAGTTCGGGCGATAAATAGGCCAGGATCACAGTTGCTAGGTGCAAATGGTCGAGATGATGGGCCTGTT ATCACCCCGTGCACCAGAGATGGAATTAATAGGATTTCCTTAACAGGATGCGATGCTCGTGTCTTCTGTCTGGGTGTCAGAATTGTTAAGCGTCGTACTGTTCAACAT ATTCTCAACTTGATTCCCAAGGAATCTGAAGGGGAGCTATTTGAAGATGCACTTGCTCGTGTGAAACGTTGTGTTGGTGGTGGGACAGAAACAGAAAATGCTGACAGTGACAGCGATTTGgaagttgttgctgattttatTCCTGTCAATCTTCGTTGTCCT ATGAGTGGTTCACGAATGAAGGTTGCTGGAAGATTTAAACCGTGTGTTCACATGGGCTGTTTTGATCTTGAGGTTTTTGTGGAAATGAACATGCGGTCTAGGAAG TGGCAATGCCCCATTTGTCTCAAGAACTATTGCCTGGAGAATATCATCATAGACCCATATTTCAATCGCATCACATCTAAG TTGCGGAGTTATGGAGAAGAAGTGAATGAGATTGAAGTGAAGCCCGATGGTTCTTGGCGTGCAAAGGTAGAAGGTGACCGTAGGGGTCTTGGGGATCTTGGGCTGTGGCATGCTCCTGATGGTTCTCTTTCCGCGGATGTAGAATCTAAGCCAAAACCTGTGATGCTGAAGCAGATTAAACAGGAAGGTGGTTCCGATGGCCATGCTGGTTTGAAGCTTGGAATGAAGAAAAACAGAAATGGTATTTGGGAAATTAGCAAACCGGAAGATTTGCAGACATTTTCATCCGGAAATAATTTGAATGAAGATTTTTGTCATAGACAGAATATTATTCCCATGAGCAGTAGCGCCACTAGCACTAGCAAAGATGGTGAAGATCCTAGTGTTAACCAGGATGGTGGCGGGAACCTTGACTATTCAACTAACAATGGAATTGAACTTGAATCAATCTCTCTGAACATTGAACCAACTTATGGATATAGCGATCGAAATCCAATTGCACCATTGGGGGACACTGAGGTCATTGTCCTAAGTGATTCAGAGGAAGAAAATCAACCACTAATTTCATCTGGACATATCTATAAGAACCACCATACTGATGGTGGTGAAGTTTCATATTCAGTTGCTGCACAAGGAATTCTTGATTCCTATCCTGAAGATCCTACGCTTAACGTAGGTGCAGGTTCATGCCCCAGTTTTCTGAATGGCCATGATGATGATTTGATGTGGTCTTTGTTGCCTTCTGGTGGTCAGGCGGGCCCTGGCTTTCAGTTATTTGGTTCGGATGGAGATGTCTCTGATGCTTTAGTTGATATGCAGCAGGGTTCCATTAACTGTACCTCATCAATTAATGGCTACACGCTGGGTGCAGAGACTGCCATGGGATCTGCTGCTCTTGTTCCTGAGTCCTCCATTGAACCTGTTCATGGTAATATCAATGATGGTTTGGTGGATAATCCCTTGGTATTTGGTGGTAATGACCCTTCACTTCAAATATTTCTTCCTACGAGGCCAACAGATGCATCAGTGCAGGCTGAATTGAGAGATCAACCAGATGTGTCAAATGGTATTCATACTGAGGATTGGATTTCTCTCAGGCTTGGGGATGGTGGTGGAGGGAGCACTGGCGAATCTGCTGCTGCAAATGGGTTAAATTCTGGGCCGCCACTACAGTCGAAGGAAGGTGCTTTGGACTCACTGGCTGAAG CTTCTTTGCTTCTTGGCATGTCTGATGGCAGATCTTCAAAGGCGAGTAGGGAAAGATCAGATAGCCCTTTTACATTTCCTCGACAGCGGCGTTCTGTGAGGCCGAGGTTATTACTATCTATTGATTCAGACTCTGAATAA
- the LOC113727952 gene encoding E3 SUMO-protein ligase SIZ1 isoform X2 produces MDLVANCKDKLAYFRIKELKDVLTQLGMSKQGKKQDLVDRILNVLSDDQVSGMWAKKNAVGKDDVAKLVDDTYRKMQVSGATDLASKSQGGSECSNVKLKEEIEDSYQTEKIRCPCGSSLPNETMIKCEDPKCGVWQHIGCVIISEKPNEGALPVPPETFYCELCRLTRADPFWVTMAHPLYPVKLLITSVPADGSNPVQSIEKTFQLTRADKDLLSKQEYDVQAWCMLLNDKVPFRMQWPQYADLQVNGVPVRAINRPGSQLLGANGRDDGPVITPCTRDGINRISLTGCDARVFCLGVRIVKRRTVQHILNLIPKESEGELFEDALARVKRCVGGGTETENADSDSDLEVVADFIPVNLRCPMSGSRMKVAGRFKPCVHMGCFDLEVFVEMNMRSRKWQCPICLKNYCLENIIIDPYFNRITSKLRSYGEEVNEIEVKPDGSWRAKVEGDRRGLGDLGLWHAPDGSLSADVESKPKPVMLKQIKQEGGSDGHAGLKLGMKKNRNGIWEISKPEDLQTFSSGNNLNEDFCHRQNIIPMSSSATSTSKDGEDPSVNQDGGGNLDYSTNNGIELESISLNIEPTYGYSDRNPIAPLGDTEVIVLSDSEEENQPLISSGHIYKNHHTDGGEVSYSVAAQGILDSYPEDPTLNVGAGSCPSFLNGHDDDLMWSLLPSGGQAGPGFQLFGSDGDVSDALVDMQQGSINCTSSINGYTLGAETAMGSAALVPESSIEPVHGNINDGLVDNPLVFGGNDPSLQIFLPTRPTDASVQAELRDQPDVSNGIHTEDWISLRLGDGGGGSTGESAAANGLNSGPPLQSKEGALDSLAEASLLLGMSDGRSSKASRERSDSPFTFPRQRRSVRPRLLLSIDSDSE; encoded by the exons ATGGATTTGGTAGCGAATTGCAAG GACAAGTTGGCTTATTTCCGAATAAAAGAGCTTAAGGATGTTCTTACGCAATTAGGAATGTCAAAACAAGGAAAGAAGCAG GACCTTGTTGATCGGATATTGAACGTGCTCTCTGATGATCAAG TTTCAGGAATGTGGGCAAAGAAAAATGCTGTAGGGAAGGATGACGTAGCAAAACTAGTCGATGATACTTACAG GAAAATGCAGGTTTCTGGAGCAACTGATTTGGCATCCAAATCACAAGGTGGTTCCGAATGCAGTAATGTAAAGCTGAAGGAGGAAATTGAGGACTCTTATCAAACGGAGAAGATTCGCTGCCCTTGTGGGAGCTCATTGCCAAATGAGACCATGATTAAG TGTGAAGATCCAAAATGCGGTGTGTGGCAACACATAGGTTGTGTTATCATTTCTGAGAAGCCTAATGAGGGTGCTTTACCTGTCCCTCCAGAGACTTTCTACTGTGAATTGTGTAGATTGACTCGTGCAGACCC CTTCTGGGTGACAATGGCACATCCTCTATATCCAGTGAAGTTACTGATTACAAGTGTTCCTGCTGATGG CTCTAACCCTGTACAGAGCATTGAGAAAACATTTCAGCTCACTAGAGCGGACAAGGACTTGTTGTCAAAACAAGAGTATGATGTTCAG GCATGGTGCATGCTTCTTAATGACAAGGTTCCTTTTAGGATGCAGTGGCCACAGTATGCTGACCtacaagtcaatg GTGTACCAGTTCGGGCGATAAATAGGCCAGGATCACAGTTGCTAGGTGCAAATGGTCGAGATGATGGGCCTGTT ATCACCCCGTGCACCAGAGATGGAATTAATAGGATTTCCTTAACAGGATGCGATGCTCGTGTCTTCTGTCTGGGTGTCAGAATTGTTAAGCGTCGTACTGTTCAACAT ATTCTCAACTTGATTCCCAAGGAATCTGAAGGGGAGCTATTTGAAGATGCACTTGCTCGTGTGAAACGTTGTGTTGGTGGTGGGACAGAAACAGAAAATGCTGACAGTGACAGCGATTTGgaagttgttgctgattttatTCCTGTCAATCTTCGTTGTCCT ATGAGTGGTTCACGAATGAAGGTTGCTGGAAGATTTAAACCGTGTGTTCACATGGGCTGTTTTGATCTTGAGGTTTTTGTGGAAATGAACATGCGGTCTAGGAAG TGGCAATGCCCCATTTGTCTCAAGAACTATTGCCTGGAGAATATCATCATAGACCCATATTTCAATCGCATCACATCTAAG TTGCGGAGTTATGGAGAAGAAGTGAATGAGATTGAAGTGAAGCCCGATGGTTCTTGGCGTGCAAAGGTAGAAGGTGACCGTAGGGGTCTTGGGGATCTTGGGCTGTGGCATGCTCCTGATGGTTCTCTTTCCGCGGATGTAGAATCTAAGCCAAAACCTGTGATGCTGAAGCAGATTAAACAGGAAGGTGGTTCCGATGGCCATGCTGGTTTGAAGCTTGGAATGAAGAAAAACAGAAATGGTATTTGGGAAATTAGCAAACCGGAAGATTTGCAGACATTTTCATCCGGAAATAATTTGAATGAAGATTTTTGTCATAGACAGAATATTATTCCCATGAGCAGTAGCGCCACTAGCACTAGCAAAGATGGTGAAGATCCTAGTGTTAACCAGGATGGTGGCGGGAACCTTGACTATTCAACTAACAATGGAATTGAACTTGAATCAATCTCTCTGAACATTGAACCAACTTATGGATATAGCGATCGAAATCCAATTGCACCATTGGGGGACACTGAGGTCATTGTCCTAAGTGATTCAGAGGAAGAAAATCAACCACTAATTTCATCTGGACATATCTATAAGAACCACCATACTGATGGTGGTGAAGTTTCATATTCAGTTGCTGCACAAGGAATTCTTGATTCCTATCCTGAAGATCCTACGCTTAACGTAGGTGCAGGTTCATGCCCCAGTTTTCTGAATGGCCATGATGATGATTTGATGTGGTCTTTGTTGCCTTCTGGTGGTCAGGCGGGCCCTGGCTTTCAGTTATTTGGTTCGGATGGAGATGTCTCTGATGCTTTAGTTGATATGCAGCAGGGTTCCATTAACTGTACCTCATCAATTAATGGCTACACGCTGGGTGCAGAGACTGCCATGGGATCTGCTGCTCTTGTTCCTGAGTCCTCCATTGAACCTGTTCATGGTAATATCAATGATGGTTTGGTGGATAATCCCTTGGTATTTGGTGGTAATGACCCTTCACTTCAAATATTTCTTCCTACGAGGCCAACAGATGCATCAGTGCAGGCTGAATTGAGAGATCAACCAGATGTGTCAAATGGTATTCATACTGAGGATTGGATTTCTCTCAGGCTTGGGGATGGTGGTGGAGGGAGCACTGGCGAATCTGCTGCTGCAAATGGGTTAAATTCTGGGCCGCCACTACAGTCGAAGGAAGGTGCTTTGGACTCACTGGCTGAAG CTTCTTTGCTTCTTGGCATGTCTGATGGCAGATCTTCAAAGGCGAGTAGGGAAAGATCAGATAGCCCTTTTACATTTCCTCGACAGCGGCGTTCTGTGAGGCCGAGGTTATTACTATCTATTGATTCAGACTCTGAATAA